In one Brassica oleracea var. oleracea cultivar TO1000 chromosome C9, BOL, whole genome shotgun sequence genomic region, the following are encoded:
- the LOC106317635 gene encoding protein NIM1-INTERACTING 2-like, giving the protein MSSEMKEERREEDNGKACGDEYRGKSSTEVVRTVTEEEVDEFFKILRRLHVATRIVARVNGGDAERELPSKKRKRIQSLGLRSSLDTNEVQDGESDGINRVGLRNLGLDLNCQPEPEAVKM; this is encoded by the coding sequence ATGAGCTCGGAGATGAAAGAGGAACGCCGCGAAGAAGATAACGGTAAAGCTTGTGGTGATGAGTACAGAGGGAAATCGTCAACAGAAGTTGTACGTACGGTGACGGAGGAAGAGGTGGATGAGTTTTTCAAGATATTACGGAGACTACACGTGGCGACACGGATTGTGGCGAGAGTTAACGGCGGTGACGCTGAACGTGAGTTACCTTCTAAGAAGAGGAAACGGATTCAGAGTCTTGGCCTGAGGAGCTCATTGGATACTAACGAAGTTCAAGATGGAGAATCAGATGGAATAAATCGGGTCGGGCTACGGAATTTGGGTTTGGATCTTAACTGTCAACCGGAACCCGAAGCAGTTAAAATGTAA